In one window of Microbacterium sp. PM5 DNA:
- a CDS encoding NAD(P)-dependent oxidoreductase, which translates to MTLAGKTILMSGGSRGIGLAIALRAARDGANIALMAKTDTPHPKLAGTVHSAAAEIEAAGGRALPIVGDVRNDDDITAAVLKTHGEFGGIDIVVNNASVIDLSGSLELAAKKYDLMQDVNVRGTFMLSRAAVPILKDAENPHILSLSPPLNITPRWLGAHTGYTLAKYGMTMATLGMAAEFAKDGIAANTLWPETTIATAAVQFALGGDRMMKVSRTPEVYADAAYEVLTRPAREYTGQTLIVEQVLRDAGVTDFSRYAATPGTPDHELFPDIFL; encoded by the coding sequence ATGACTCTCGCCGGAAAGACCATCCTCATGTCGGGCGGCAGTCGTGGCATCGGCCTCGCGATCGCTCTGCGGGCGGCCCGCGACGGCGCCAACATCGCCCTCATGGCCAAGACCGACACCCCGCACCCCAAGCTCGCCGGCACCGTGCACAGCGCCGCGGCCGAGATCGAGGCGGCTGGCGGTCGGGCCCTGCCGATCGTCGGCGACGTGCGCAACGACGACGACATCACCGCTGCGGTGCTGAAGACCCACGGCGAGTTCGGGGGCATCGACATCGTCGTCAACAACGCCTCGGTGATCGACCTGTCCGGCTCGCTCGAGCTCGCCGCGAAGAAGTACGACCTCATGCAGGACGTCAACGTGCGCGGCACGTTCATGCTCAGCCGTGCCGCCGTGCCGATTCTGAAGGATGCCGAGAACCCGCACATCCTCTCGCTGTCGCCGCCCCTGAACATCACGCCGCGCTGGCTGGGTGCGCACACCGGCTACACCCTCGCCAAGTACGGCATGACGATGGCGACGCTGGGGATGGCTGCGGAGTTCGCGAAGGACGGCATCGCCGCCAATACCCTGTGGCCCGAGACGACGATCGCCACGGCCGCCGTGCAGTTCGCCCTCGGCGGCGACCGGATGATGAAGGTCAGCCGCACCCCCGAGGTCTACGCCGACGCGGCGTACGAAGTGCTCACGCGTCCGGCGCGCGAGTACACCGGTCAGACACTCATCGTCGAGCAGGTGCTGCGCGATGCCGGGGTGACGGACTTCTCCCGCTACGCGGCGACACCCGGCACGCCCGACCACGAGCTGTTCCCCGACATCTTCCTCTGA
- the mmuM gene encoding homocysteine S-methyltransferase → MAPSVDLRSALRDRPLVLDGGLGTLLESRGNDLSGRLWSARLLRDDPDEVRAAHAEFVDAGADVLVTSSYQLAYGIGMDDDEVDDLLRRSVALAKGAGDAFVAASVGPFGAVRADGSEYTGAYDVDVETLRTFHRRRLEVLADAGADALAIETIPSRLEVQALAAELDRLGRPDLPVWISLSAASSGFVGADLAAALADAAEVAGVVAVGVNCCPPEAVAPALAAVPSGVAGIAYPNSGERWDAEARTWVGEGGVPTALASAWIAAGARLVGGCCRTTPAHIAALAASLR, encoded by the coding sequence ATGGCTCCCTCCGTAGACCTGCGCTCCGCACTCCGCGACCGTCCCCTCGTGCTCGACGGAGGTCTCGGCACGCTGCTCGAGTCGCGCGGCAATGACCTGAGCGGTCGCCTGTGGTCGGCGCGGCTGCTGCGCGACGACCCCGACGAGGTCCGTGCCGCCCACGCCGAGTTCGTCGATGCCGGCGCGGACGTGCTCGTCACGTCCTCGTATCAGCTCGCGTACGGCATCGGCATGGACGACGACGAGGTCGACGACCTGCTGCGCCGCAGCGTCGCGCTCGCGAAGGGCGCGGGCGATGCGTTCGTCGCGGCATCCGTGGGGCCGTTCGGGGCCGTCCGTGCCGACGGCAGCGAGTACACCGGCGCGTACGACGTCGACGTCGAGACGCTGCGCACCTTCCACCGTCGCCGGCTGGAGGTGCTGGCCGATGCCGGGGCCGACGCCCTCGCCATCGAGACGATTCCGAGCCGACTCGAGGTGCAGGCGCTCGCCGCCGAGCTCGACCGTCTCGGCCGCCCCGATCTGCCGGTGTGGATCAGCCTCTCCGCAGCCAGCAGTGGCTTCGTGGGTGCGGATCTCGCCGCCGCGCTCGCCGACGCGGCCGAGGTCGCCGGTGTCGTCGCCGTGGGCGTCAACTGCTGCCCGCCCGAGGCCGTGGCACCCGCCCTCGCGGCTGTGCCATCGGGCGTTGCCGGCATCGCCTATCCGAACTCCGGTGAGCGCTGGGATGCCGAGGCCCGCACCTGGGTGGGCGAGGGGGGTGTGCCGACCGCGCTGGCGAGCGCGTGGATCGCGGCCGGGGCCCGACTCGTCGGCGGTTGCTGCCGCACGACTCCGGCGCATATCGCGGCGCTGGCGGCGTCGCTGCGCTGA
- a CDS encoding LysE family translocator: MVPWENLLAFTLTALVLILIPGPAVLFSVGRTLALGRTGGLLSVAGVSLALIPIVALVAVGVGGLVAQSIVLFTILKVVGSLYLVYLGIQAIRHRKSAAAAPDLTGLPRGHARQLWQGFVVGVTNPKTLAFFVAVLPQFVDLKAGAVPLQLLELGLVFALLAVVSDSMWVLAAAAARVWFARSPKRIERLSATGGGMMIGLGGILLVAGPKH; the protein is encoded by the coding sequence ATGGTGCCCTGGGAGAACCTGCTCGCGTTCACGCTGACGGCGCTCGTGCTGATTCTCATCCCCGGCCCGGCGGTGCTGTTCTCGGTCGGACGTACCCTCGCGCTCGGGCGCACCGGCGGACTGCTGAGCGTCGCCGGAGTGAGCCTCGCGCTCATCCCGATCGTCGCACTCGTCGCGGTCGGGGTCGGGGGCCTCGTAGCGCAGTCGATCGTGCTGTTCACGATCCTCAAGGTCGTCGGCTCGCTGTACCTCGTCTACCTCGGCATCCAGGCGATCCGCCATCGCAAGAGCGCCGCGGCGGCACCCGATCTGACCGGGCTGCCGCGCGGGCACGCCCGTCAGCTCTGGCAGGGCTTCGTCGTGGGTGTCACCAATCCGAAGACGCTCGCCTTCTTCGTCGCGGTGCTGCCGCAGTTCGTCGATCTGAAGGCCGGCGCAGTGCCGCTGCAGCTCCTGGAGCTCGGCCTGGTGTTCGCGCTGCTCGCGGTCGTGTCCGATTCGATGTGGGTGCTCGCCGCCGCGGCGGCGCGCGTGTGGTTCGCGCGCTCACCGAAGCGCATCGAGCGGCTGAGCGCGACCGGGGGCGGAATGATGATCGGGCTCGGCGGCATCCTGCTCGTCGCCGGGCCGAAGCACTGA
- a CDS encoding Cof-type HAD-IIB family hydrolase encodes MDAVSSSSISPSRRRIIFIDIDGTILEHGAQMSASTPVAIAAARANGHLVYLCTGRSAGDINPKVRAIPVDGAITNGGAFAVRGDEQIVAHLMPRPLVDRMIAYFEEHGAHYFLQTDGTVYVSPGVLEHARRFVRTHPPVDERAAAAASEDVALLKHYRPLDEVDLDAVVKATFLSTASDTLTRAADELGPQFHVIPGSIPLPGGSNGEICQQGVNKGAAITEVLAVLGMDAADAIGIGDSWNDVEMFEVVGTSVAMGGADPELQAMADLVTTGVLEDGVSNALTRLGLI; translated from the coding sequence ATGGATGCCGTGAGCTCCTCGTCGATATCCCCGTCCCGCCGCCGCATCATCTTCATCGACATCGACGGGACGATCCTCGAACACGGGGCCCAGATGTCGGCCTCCACGCCGGTCGCGATCGCCGCCGCGCGCGCGAACGGTCACCTGGTGTACCTGTGCACGGGTCGCTCGGCCGGCGACATCAACCCGAAGGTGCGCGCCATCCCGGTCGACGGCGCCATCACCAACGGCGGCGCCTTCGCCGTCCGGGGCGACGAGCAGATCGTCGCGCACCTCATGCCGCGCCCCCTCGTCGACCGGATGATCGCGTACTTCGAAGAGCACGGTGCGCACTACTTCCTGCAGACCGACGGCACCGTCTACGTCAGCCCCGGCGTGCTCGAGCACGCCCGCCGCTTCGTGCGAACCCACCCCCCGGTCGACGAACGCGCGGCGGCCGCCGCCTCGGAGGATGTCGCCCTCCTCAAGCACTACCGGCCGCTGGACGAGGTCGACCTCGATGCCGTGGTCAAGGCGACCTTCCTCAGCACGGCCAGCGACACGCTCACCCGCGCCGCCGACGAGCTGGGGCCGCAGTTCCACGTGATCCCCGGTTCCATCCCGCTGCCCGGCGGCTCGAACGGCGAGATCTGCCAGCAGGGCGTCAACAAGGGCGCGGCGATCACCGAGGTGCTCGCCGTGCTGGGGATGGATGCCGCCGACGCCATCGGCATCGGCGACAGCTGGAACGACGTCGAGATGTTCGAGGTCGTCGGCACGTCGGTCGCGATGGGCGGTGCCGACCCCGAATTGCAGGCGATGGCCGACCTCGTCACCACCGGCGTGCTGGAGGACGGCGTCAGCAACGCGCTGACGCGTCTCGGGCTGATCTGA
- a CDS encoding Cof-type HAD-IIB family hydrolase has product MTRPSSATVGSARTRAIFLDVDGTIMHGGRHIPPTAVEAIRAARARGHLVFLSTGRGTAELHDELMDIGFDGAVTNGGAFASLGGRIVSATLFTPDEVARLQRYLVDNDLHGYFQSYDQLFGSAELSALFAERFGAAGLPGKVFREPHEIDPTLLAKLVFVTDDEDAAARALTELADDFEVVGGTIPVAFAASGEIAPRGVHKGAAIRSLLAELDLDARDAVGIGDNWNDVEMFAAVGTAVAMGNAVDGVKALADQVTAAIDEDGLSLAFLRNGLV; this is encoded by the coding sequence ATGACCCGCCCCTCCTCCGCGACGGTCGGCTCCGCCCGGACACGTGCGATCTTCCTGGACGTCGACGGGACGATCATGCACGGCGGCCGGCACATCCCGCCCACCGCGGTGGAGGCGATCCGCGCCGCCCGTGCTCGGGGACACCTGGTGTTCCTGAGCACGGGGCGCGGCACGGCGGAACTGCACGACGAGCTCATGGACATCGGCTTCGACGGCGCCGTGACCAACGGCGGCGCGTTCGCCAGCCTCGGCGGGCGGATCGTGTCCGCCACCCTGTTCACCCCCGACGAGGTCGCGCGCTTGCAGCGCTATCTGGTCGACAACGACCTGCACGGATACTTCCAGTCGTACGACCAGCTGTTCGGCTCGGCGGAGCTGTCCGCGCTCTTCGCCGAGAGGTTCGGGGCCGCCGGCCTTCCCGGCAAGGTCTTCCGCGAGCCGCACGAGATCGATCCGACGCTCCTCGCGAAGCTCGTGTTCGTGACCGACGACGAGGATGCCGCGGCGCGCGCGCTGACCGAGCTGGCGGATGACTTCGAGGTCGTCGGGGGCACCATTCCGGTCGCGTTCGCGGCCTCGGGCGAGATCGCGCCCCGCGGCGTGCACAAGGGAGCCGCGATCCGCTCGCTGCTCGCCGAGCTCGACCTCGACGCACGCGATGCGGTCGGCATCGGCGACAACTGGAACGACGTCGAGATGTTCGCCGCGGTCGGCACCGCCGTCGCGATGGGCAATGCGGTCGACGGCGTGAAAGCGCTCGCCGATCAGGTCACCGCCGCGATCGACGAGGACGGCCTTTCCCTCGCGTTCCTCCGTAACGGCCTGGTCTGA